The Bacteroidota bacterium genomic interval TTTGCCAAAGCTAGCGTATGTTAAAATGCAATTTGACCATACTTTGCCTCAACAGATTTTAGACTATTTATATAGCAAATCCATTCAATCACTTATTATTGAAGGAGGAGCATTTACTTTACAATCTTTCATCGATCAGGAATTATGGGATGAAGCCCGGGTTTTTACAGGTGTTGTCGAATTGCAATATGGGATGCCTGCTCCTCCTTTAAAAGGCGAAATAATTCAAAAAAGAATGATTGAAAAAGATGAATTAATAATATACAGAAATCAAGTAAATGAGTAGTTTTTATAAAAATAAAGTAGTCTGGATAACAGGTGCTAGTTCGGGCATAGGTGAAGGTATTGCCTACCAATTAGCAGAACAAAACGCTAATCTTATTATTTCAGCTCCAGATATGGATAACCTGAGAAAAGTAAAAGACAATTGTATTAGTCGTGGGGCAAAATGTATTTCAGTTTATCTGGATCTTGCTGATCAAAAAAGTATTGATGATGCTTTTAATACCGCAGTAAAAGAGTTTGGTAAAATTGATGTTTTAATTAGTAACGGAGGCGTGAGTCAACGTACACTGGCTTTGGAAACCAGCGAAGAGCTGAGTCGTAGAATAATGGAGATCAATTATTTTGGAACCACCAAGCTCACACTCAAAGTGCTTGAACTTATGGTAAAAAATGGCGGTGGGCATTTAGCTGTAACCAGTAGCATTTCTGGCAAATTTGGTTTTCATTTACGGTCAATTTATGCTTCTTCCAAACATGCATTGCATGGCTTTTTTGAGACAATTAGATTGGAACATCAAAAAGATAATATTGCAGTAACCATTGTTTGCCCGGGACGAGTAAAAACCAATATCTCCATCAATGCCCTCACCAAAGATGGCAGTGCTTATGGTAAAATGGATGCAGGACAAGCAGGCGGAGTAAGCATTGAATACTGTGCAAAAAAATACCTTCGTTCCATCGAGAAAGGAAAGAAAGAAGTACTTATTGGTGGAAAGGAGCTAATTCCTGTTTATTTAAAAAGATATGCTCCAGCATTATTTTATAAGCTTATTTCGAATGTAAAGCCTACATAATTGACTCATTTTATTATTTTTGCAGCCTAAAAACGAATTAGTACATGCCTAAACTTATAAGCGGAATCCAACAACTTGG includes:
- a CDS encoding SDR family oxidoreductase — translated: MSSFYKNKVVWITGASSGIGEGIAYQLAEQNANLIISAPDMDNLRKVKDNCISRGAKCISVYLDLADQKSIDDAFNTAVKEFGKIDVLISNGGVSQRTLALETSEELSRRIMEINYFGTTKLTLKVLELMVKNGGGHLAVTSSISGKFGFHLRSIYASSKHALHGFFETIRLEHQKDNIAVTIVCPGRVKTNISINALTKDGSAYGKMDAGQAGGVSIEYCAKKYLRSIEKGKKEVLIGGKELIPVYLKRYAPALFYKLISNVKPT